A section of the Acropora muricata isolate sample 2 chromosome 4, ASM3666990v1, whole genome shotgun sequence genome encodes:
- the LOC136914257 gene encoding uncharacterized protein → MVAFSAFCCAASSKILIYFLLICYHMGDLVFDWYTFAVLLRDNKFSGVSISKSQESMIRILFGLSCVTGTIFSFAMIVTYKYYIKYHRYYMKSARYYRVNYSNDNVWFSPDHTCDKKCNRKYVNLELWISALELFLKDIIQSGILFWAYDVSQSSATINPDSMSIVFSAFSIAAHLKLCLCFLTKLCGWGAGEDCPEEFCACSGKASLCIIGFGGSAICFSLTVAAIVNEANKLNQ, encoded by the coding sequence ATGGTTGCTTTCTCAGCTTTCTGCTGTGCAGCGAGTTCGAAGATTCTTATTTACTTCTTGTTGATTTGCTATCACATGGgtgatttagtttttgattgGTATACTTTTGCTGTGCTTCTCCGGGACAACAAATTCTCTGGAGTTTCGATTTCAAAAAGTCAAGAGAGTATGATACGGATTCTATTTGGGCTAAGCTGTGTTACAGGGACAATTTTCAGCTTTGCTATGATCGTGACATACAAATACTACATCAAGTACCACCGGTATTACATGAAAAGTGCAAGATATTACCGTGTTAATTACTCCAATGATAATGTTTGGTTCTCTCCTGATCACACATGTGATAAGAAATGCAACCGCAAGTATGTCAATCTTGAGTTATGGATTTCTGCTCTGGAACTGTTTCTCAAAGATATCATTCAGAGTGGAATATTGTTTTGGGCCTACGACGTTTCACAATCGTCGGCCACCATCAATCCTGACTCGATGTCGATCGTCTTCTCGGCGTTCAGCATTGCAGCGCATTTGAAGTTGTGTTTATGTTTCCTCACAAAGTTATGTGGATGGGGTGCAGGTGAAGACTGTCCCGAAGAGTTCTGCGCATGCAGTGGTAAGGCTTCCTTGTGCATCATTGGATTCGGAGGTTCAGCAATATGTTTCAGTCTTACTGTTGCAGCCATTGTAAACGAAGCTAATAAACTGAACCAGTAA
- the LOC136914249 gene encoding oxaloacetate tautomerase fahd2, mitochondrial-like isoform X1, which translates to MARKCFERANFVGSARTGDLHIPVHSSMLPCLLRRAAFCPRTCISSRFQHNMRLIQFVEGGKQRVGVETKDGGEVVDLCAGDLSIPTDMKSFLEGGEEMMNKAQRIVDSGQHVLKRTDIQLKAPICNPNKIICIGMNYVDHCLEQNCPIPTEPILFSKFSNAITDPGEPILYPEETEELDFEVELAFVIGKSGKKIKESEAMDYVAGFTVVHDVSARDWQLKKNGGQWLIGKTFDSFCPMGPAIVTKDSLSDPHKLGIRCRVNGDTMQDSNTENLVFKTEALVSFISRFVTLTPGDLVITGTPPGVGCFRKPPLYLKRGDVVECEIDEIGCISNTVQ; encoded by the exons atGGCACGTAAGTGCTTCGAACGTGCCAACTTTGTTGGAAGCGCACGGACTGGTGACTTGCACATTCCGGTCCATTCTTCGATGTTGCCTTGCCTTCTTCGTCGTGCTGCTTTCTGTCCTCGTACTTGCATCTCGTCACGATTCCAGCACAACATGCGACTTATCCAATTTGTTGAAGGAGGAAAACAGAGGGTTGGAGTGGAAACCAAAGATGGCGGGGAGGTGGTAGATCTCTGCGCTGGAGATTTGTCCATTCCAACCGATATGAAGTCGTTCCTGGAAGGCGGAGAAGAGATGATGAACAAAGCGCAAAG GATTGTTGACAGTGGCCAGCATGTTCTCAAAAGAACTGATATTCAGCTGAAGGCTCCAATTTGCAATCCCAATAAAATTATCTGCATAGGCATGAACtatgttgaccattgtttggAACAGAACTGTCCAATACCTACTGAACCAATCCTGTTCAGCAAGTTTAGTAATGCAATCACTGACCCTGGAGAGCCAATTTTATACCCTGAAGAGACAGAG GAGCTTGATTTTGAAGTAGAACTTGCATTTGTTATTGGGAAAAGTGGGAAAAAGATCAAG gaaAGTGAAGCCATGGATTATGTTGCAGGCTTCACAGTTGTACATGATGTTAGTGCGCGTGACTGGCAGCTTAAGAAAAACGGTGGGCAATGGCTGATTGGCAAGACATTTGACTCATTCTGTCCAATGGGTCCAGCTATAGTAACCAAAGATTCATTGTCAG aTCCTCATAAACTTGGCATCCGTTGCCGTGTCAATGGAGACACGATGCAAGATTCCAACACTGAAAATTTAGTCTTCAAGACAGAAGCGCTCGTGTCTTTCATATCACG ATTTGTAACACTGACCCCAGGTGATTTAGTCATAACTGGAACTCCCCCAGGTGTTGGCTGTTTTAGGAAACCCCCTCTCTATCTCAAG CGGGGTGATGTCGTAGAATGTGAAATTGATGAAATTGGGTGCATTTCAAATACAGTCCAGTAG
- the LOC136914249 gene encoding oxaloacetate tautomerase fahd2, mitochondrial-like isoform X2, with the protein MLPCLLRRAAFCPRTCISSRFQHNMRLIQFVEGGKQRVGVETKDGGEVVDLCAGDLSIPTDMKSFLEGGEEMMNKAQRIVDSGQHVLKRTDIQLKAPICNPNKIICIGMNYVDHCLEQNCPIPTEPILFSKFSNAITDPGEPILYPEETEELDFEVELAFVIGKSGKKIKESEAMDYVAGFTVVHDVSARDWQLKKNGGQWLIGKTFDSFCPMGPAIVTKDSLSDPHKLGIRCRVNGDTMQDSNTENLVFKTEALVSFISRFVTLTPGDLVITGTPPGVGCFRKPPLYLKRGDVVECEIDEIGCISNTVQ; encoded by the exons ATGTTGCCTTGCCTTCTTCGTCGTGCTGCTTTCTGTCCTCGTACTTGCATCTCGTCACGATTCCAGCACAACATGCGACTTATCCAATTTGTTGAAGGAGGAAAACAGAGGGTTGGAGTGGAAACCAAAGATGGCGGGGAGGTGGTAGATCTCTGCGCTGGAGATTTGTCCATTCCAACCGATATGAAGTCGTTCCTGGAAGGCGGAGAAGAGATGATGAACAAAGCGCAAAG GATTGTTGACAGTGGCCAGCATGTTCTCAAAAGAACTGATATTCAGCTGAAGGCTCCAATTTGCAATCCCAATAAAATTATCTGCATAGGCATGAACtatgttgaccattgtttggAACAGAACTGTCCAATACCTACTGAACCAATCCTGTTCAGCAAGTTTAGTAATGCAATCACTGACCCTGGAGAGCCAATTTTATACCCTGAAGAGACAGAG GAGCTTGATTTTGAAGTAGAACTTGCATTTGTTATTGGGAAAAGTGGGAAAAAGATCAAG gaaAGTGAAGCCATGGATTATGTTGCAGGCTTCACAGTTGTACATGATGTTAGTGCGCGTGACTGGCAGCTTAAGAAAAACGGTGGGCAATGGCTGATTGGCAAGACATTTGACTCATTCTGTCCAATGGGTCCAGCTATAGTAACCAAAGATTCATTGTCAG aTCCTCATAAACTTGGCATCCGTTGCCGTGTCAATGGAGACACGATGCAAGATTCCAACACTGAAAATTTAGTCTTCAAGACAGAAGCGCTCGTGTCTTTCATATCACG ATTTGTAACACTGACCCCAGGTGATTTAGTCATAACTGGAACTCCCCCAGGTGTTGGCTGTTTTAGGAAACCCCCTCTCTATCTCAAG CGGGGTGATGTCGTAGAATGTGAAATTGATGAAATTGGGTGCATTTCAAATACAGTCCAGTAG